One genomic window of Ornithorhynchus anatinus isolate Pmale09 chromosome 12, mOrnAna1.pri.v4, whole genome shotgun sequence includes the following:
- the LOC103171433 gene encoding uncharacterized protein LOC103171433, producing MRSGKEFLLSLLKTVVWSVLKPQLIYVSEPRPAYFWSTSSSRHPDRFDICADRGAATLGWISPVGKHLEEQRAKRESAFVDPEGENQAKVPRTKKENTQRNRDVRRRTSKCPLHPRRQEGRRSTRGGGGDLKVLTTLAPTGPNQPRRAQRQRYLLEGCSPGSCPDAEEEGAMGDRAALWRPGHPERRWPHFRTSKFALHPRHQAVRRSTRGGRRRRW from the exons ATGAGGTCTGGAAaagaattcctgctctccctactgAAGACTGTGGTGTGGTCTGTGCTCAAACCCCAGTTGATATATGTTTCAGAGCCTCGACCTGCCTATTTCTGGAGCACCTCATCCAGCAGGCATCCGGACAG GTTTGACATCTGTGCAGATCGGGGGGCTGCTACTCTGGGCTGGATCTCCCCTGTTGGAAAACacctggaggagcagag AGCAAAGAGAGAATCGGCGTTCGTAGATCCGGAGGGGGAAAATCAGGCGAAGGTGCCGCGGACCAAGAAGGAGAATACCCAACGCAACCGCGACGTCCGTCGGAG AACCTCAAAGTGCCCCCTTCACCCTCGGcgccaggaggggaggagaagcaccagaggaggaggaggagacttaaAGGTCTTGACCACCCTTGCACCAACCGGGCCTAACCAGCCACGGAGAGCACAGCGGCAGAG ATACCTACTGGAGGGATGCAGTCCAGGGAGCTGCCCCGATGCGGAAGAGGAAGGAGCAATGGGGGATCGAGCCGCCCTGTGGAGACCGGGACACCCTGAGAGAAGATGGCCTCATTTCAGAACCTCCAAGTTCGCACTTCACCCTCGGCACCAGGCGGTGAGGAGAAGcaccagaggaggaaggaggaggaggtggtga